One genomic window of Cricetulus griseus strain 17A/GY chromosome 3, alternate assembly CriGri-PICRH-1.0, whole genome shotgun sequence includes the following:
- the Mt3 gene encoding metallothionein-3, protein MDPETCPCPTGGSCTCSDKCKCKGCKCTNCKKSCCSCCPAGCEKCAKDCVCKGEEGAKAEAEKCSCCQ, encoded by the exons ATGGACCCTGAGACCTGCCCCTGTCCTACTG GAGGTTCCTGCACCTGCTCGGACAAATGCAAGTGCAAGGGCTGCAAATGCACCAACTGCAAGAAGA gctgctgctcctgctgccctGCAGGATGTGAGAAGTGTGCCAAGGACTGTGTGTGCAAAGGTGAAGAGGGGGCCAAGGCAGAGGCGGAGAAATGCAGCTGCTGCCAGTGA
- the Mt4 gene encoding metallothionein-4 — translation MDPGECTCMSGGVCICGDNCKCTTCKCKTCRKSCCPCCPPGCAKCARGCICKGDSDKCSCCP, via the exons atggaccctggagaatgcaCGTGTATGTCTG GAGGGGTCTGCATCTGTGGAGACAACTGCAAATGTACAACCTGCAAGTGTAAAACCTGCCGCAAAA GCTGTTGTCCATGCTGCCCCCCAGGCTGTGCCAAGTGTGCCCGGGGCTGCATCTGCAAAGGGGACTCAGACAAGTGCAGCTGCTGCCCCTGA
- the LOC100757511 gene encoding LOW QUALITY PROTEIN: E3 SUMO-protein ligase NSE2-like isoform X2 (The sequence of the model RefSeq protein was modified relative to this genomic sequence to represent the inferred CDS: inserted 3 bases in 2 codons) has product MPGLSSSNSGSTPYISFSGVESALSSLKNFQACISSGMDSXSSVALDLVETQTDYSMDRTMVEFAKIHYINVMSHYIKAIQSTISHVEEERPEKVPDLKLLVEKKFLXLKDKNSDADFRDNEKFVQYKQQLRELKKEFGMPADRENDWTEGIDEDMAVTQSQTNFICPITQLEMKKPVKNKVCGHTYEEDIIVLMIESKHKRKKKACCPEIGCSHTDMRMSDLIPDEALRRAIESHNKKKKRHSE; this is encoded by the exons ATGCCAGGGCTTTCCAGTTCAAATTCAGGTTCCACTCCCTACATATCCTTCAGTGGTGTGGAGTCTGCTCTCTCCTCCTTAAAAAACTTCCAAGCCTGCATCAGCTCTGGAATGGACAG TTCTAGTGTTGCCTTGGACCTTGTGGAGACTCAGACTGACTACAGTATGGACAGGACCATGGTTGAATTTGCAAAAATTCATTACATTAATGTAATGAGCCATTACATTAAGGCTATCCAGTCCACCATAAGTCATGTAGAAGAAGAACGCCCAGAAAAGGTGCCAGACTTAAAATTACTAGTGGAGAAGAAATTTT GCTTAAAGGATAAGAATTCTGATGCTGACTTTAGAGACAATGAAAAATTTGTGCAGTATAAGCAGCAGCTGAGGGAGCTGAAGAAGGAATTTGGTATGCctgcagacagagagaatgattGGACAGAAGGGATTGACGAAGATATGGCTGTGACCCAAAGCCAGACCAATTTCATCTGCCCCATAACACAGCTGGAAATGAAGAAGCCAGTGAAAAATAAAGTGTGTGGCCACACCTACGAAGAGGACATCATTGTCCTCATGATAGAATCCAAGcataagaggaagaagaaggccTGTTGCCCTG AAATTGGCTGTAGTCACACAGACATGAGAATGTCAGACCTCATTCCAGATGAAGCCCTGAGAAGGGCAATTGAGAGccacaacaagaagaaaaagcgCCACTCTGAGTAG